In Pyrus communis chromosome 8, drPyrComm1.1, whole genome shotgun sequence, one genomic interval encodes:
- the LOC137743170 gene encoding U-box domain-containing protein 24-like, with protein MEFEEDVHIQPFKNFLCPLTKEVMRDPVVLQSSHTYERTVINYWFERCLEDWRDLTCPVTGQVLRNSSKGIGTYLRSKALMDLLSMAKDEESKLLLCVENLKFEIAVSFDSVELPFLFHSMKIMLQEGITRLTIQSYQELRERDMAGNLEYPGLSKLAEVLKQMEKVGDKVQYLAAAGRFEPLLTRLCEGSDGAKIEMASLVGSMTLTNSSTAQTARQSAENTV; from the exons ATGGAGTTCGAAGAAGACGTTCATATTCAACCGTTTAAGAACTTTCTCTGTCCGCTGACGAAGGAGGTGATGCGGGACCCGGTAGTGCTCCAGTCGTCGCACACGTACGAGCGGACCGTCATTAATTACTGGTTCGAGCGGTGTTTGGAAGACTGGCGTGACCTGACTTGTCCGGTCACGGGTCAAGTTCTCAG GAACAGTTCCAAGGGTATTGGGACATATTTGAGGAGCAAAGCTCTAATGGATTTGCTTAGCATGGCCAAGGATGAAGAAAGCAAG CTTTTGCTCTGTGTggaaaatttgaagtttgaaattgCAGTTTCTTTTGATAGTGTAGAACTTCCATTTCTTTTCCACAGTATG AAAATCATGCTACAAGAGGGTATCACTAGATTGACCATACAGTCTTACCAGGAGCTCAGAGAAAGAGA TATGGCAGGAAACCTCGAGTATCCTGGTTTATCCAAATTGGCTGAGGTACTAAAGCAGATGGAGAAGGTGGGGGATAAGGTTCAGTATTTGGCTGCGGCCGGGAGATTTGAACCATTGCTTACTCGACTTTGTGAAG GTTCCGACGGTGCCAAAATTGAAATGGCATCTTTGGTGGGAAGTATGACCTTGACAAATAGCAGCACGGCACAAACAGCCAGGCAAAGTGCTGAAAATACTGTTTGA
- the LOC137741578 gene encoding U-box domain-containing protein 44-like, translating into MTSSSSSSSVSSALDSINTSLAELCADHYRHSPFDLPRRFSGFADRLQLSLTHLTRATQSLDSLPPSAHTALKGIAADLASALETLSFYRTKGKISVLINCLSLCSSLRDRTVSISGWLALLDAAVQDLNLSDLCKKIADLSRDMKQAHFTVSEKEERVHHILQKEGLATQSKTSKAVESAIIMDLARGLGIDAENHDELSKQIRLLKNDVAGSNLASERRILWSLENILNNLAVQRPSFSAWKKGMEFEDDVHIQPFKNFLCPLTKEVMRDPVVLQSSQTYERTAINYWFERCLEDGRDPTCPVTGQVLESLEVKPNIGLSGAIEEWVNRNVDIVVKISAQHLSKEPPAVDCVEGVLDNVYNISEEYPNCRYRVRNGGILVLIVKMLRNSSKSIGTYLRSKALMVLLSMAKDEESKKIMLQEGITRLAIHSLTGSSEREREYAVKLLLEFSSDEACCIKIASEKGALVLLSSMAGNLEHPGLSKLAEEVLKWMEKVEVNVQHLAAAGRFEPLFTRLCEGSDGAKIEMASLVGSMTLTNSSKEQIARRSAKILVEMLSKPEGRAASLQALYNLSSLDDNATILVDSAVLPSLTAILFIHQDTSPELKELAAATIANIVSNSGHWELAYADKEGHSMQSESFIYSLVGSLPLASPQCQISILHILYGIASSPQASQSVARHIISGEGIKTILPFLEHPEVEHRIHAFRLTRLLSERCGEDIANELRLSNRIPLLQDKLLDHQSIDSERSDAACILANLSLSENEVKTLLGVSFVNWTVTTLKSQRQASSGRISRPASNLLEGLLGLLLHITRKPDRQTLGTFKEHSLITIFHDHLIYPSNPRVRQLAALGLKNLSEYGGFLAAAESEPRPPHGFFSYLVFMCGSSSVELPRCPIHNVSCEEDSQLCLLKSNSITTLVDLLNDEDTSVRIAAVEALSTLVIETSSSFKRAVDQLEDLGVIDAVINLFRAVRPGELQERTTWIIEKVLRVENHRHSLNQALVWALVEAFKHGNSNTKRQAQDALTHLKQLSAVSGISSRQSRTHG; encoded by the exons ATgacgtcgtcgtcgtcgtcgtcctcCGTCTCGTCGGCACTAGACTCAATCAACACCTCGCTCGCCGAGCTCTGCGCCGATCACTACCGCCACTCTCCCTTCGACCTCCCCCGCCGCTTCTCCGGCTTTGCTGACCGCCTTCAGCTGTCACTCACCCACCTCACCCGCGCCACGCAATCGCTcgactccctccctccctccgcCCACACTGCCCTGAAGGGCATCGCCGCCGACCTCGCCTCCGCACTCGAAACTCTGTCGTTCTACAGAACCAAGGGCAAAATCTCCGTCCTCATCAACTGCCTCTCCCTCTGCTCCTCCCTCCGCGACCGCACAGTCTCCATCTCCGGCTGGCTCGCCCTCCTCGACGCTGCGGTTCAGGACCTCAACCTCTCCGATCTTTGCAAGAAGATCGCCGATCTCTCCAGAGACATGAAGCAAGCTCACTTCACA GTTTCGGAGAAGGAAGAACGAGTTCATCACATTCTGCAGAAAGAAGGATTAGCAACTCAATCGAAGACCAGCAAAGCAGTGGAGAGCGCGATAATCATGGACTTAGCCCGAGGGCTAGGGATCGATGCTGAGAATCACGACGAGCTCTCGAAGCAGATCAGGCTTCTCAAAAACGACGTCGCAGGGTCCAATTTGGCGTCGGAACGGCGGATTCTGTGGTCGTTGGAGAATATTCTGAACAACTTGGCCGTGCAGCGTCCCAGTTTCTCGGCTTGGAAGAAGGGAATGGAGTTCGAAGACGACGTTCACATTCAGCCGTTTAAGAACTTTCTCTGTCCGCTGACGAAGGAGGTGATGCGGGACCCGGTAGTGCTCCAGTCGTCGCAGACGTACGAGCGGACCGCCATTAATTACTGGTTCGAGCGGTGTTTGGAAGACGGGCGTGACCCGACTTGTCCGGTCACGGGTCAAGTTCTCGAGTCGCTGGAGGTGAAGCCGAACATTGGATTGTCCGGAGCTATAGAGGAGTGGGTCAATAGGAATGTTGATATTGTGGTGAAAATTTCAGCTCAGCATCTGAGTAAAGAGCCTCCGGCGGTGGATTGTGTGGAGGGAGTGCTGGATAATGTGTATAACATCTCGGAGGAGTATCCCAATTGTCGGTATAGAGTTAGGAATGGTGGCATTCTTGTTCTTATTGTTAAGATGCTCAGGAACAGTTCCAAGAGTATCGGGACATATTTGAGGAGCAAAGCTCTAATGGTTTTGCTTAGCATGGCCAAGGATGAAGAAAGCAAG AAAATCATGCTTCAAGAGGGTATCACTAGATTGGCCATACATAGTCTTACCGGGAGctcggagagagagagagagtatgcTGTGAAACTTTTACTTGAGTTCTCAAGTGATGAAGCTTGTTGCATTAAAATTGCATCAGAGAAAGGCGCGCTGGTTCTTCTCTCAAGTATGGCAGGAAACCTCGAGCATCCTGGTTTATCCAAATTGGCTGAGGAGGTACTAAAGTGGATGGAGAAGGTGGAGGTTAATGTTCAGCATTTGGCTGCGGCAGGGAGATTTGAACCATTGTTTACTCGACTTTGTGAAG GTTCCGATGGTGCCAAAATTGAAATGGCATCTTTGGTGGGAAGTATGACCTTGACAAATAGCAGCAAGGAACAAATAGCTAGGCGAAGTGCGAAAATACTGGTTGAGATGCTATCTAAGCCAGAAGGAAGAGCAGCAAGCTTGCAAGCGTTGTACAACTTGTCAAGTCTAGATGACAATGCAACCATCCTCGTTGATTCTGCTGTACTTCCTTCTCTTACAGCTATCCTTTTTATACACCAGGATACTTCACCAGAACTCAAAGAATTGGCTGCAGCAACAATTGCAAATATAGTGTCAAATTCAGGGCACTGGGAATTGGCATATGCTGACAAGGAAGGGCATTCCATGCAGTCAGAATCATTCATTTATAGTCTTGTGGGATCTTTACCACTTGCATCTCCTCAATGTCAAATTTCTATTCTCCACATCCTATATGGAATTGCATCGTCTCCACAGGCATCAC AGTCGGTGGCTCGTCATATAATATCTGGGGAAGGGATTAAAACCATTTTACCATTTCTTGAACACCCAGAAGTTGAACACAGGATTCATGCTTTTAGGCTTACAAGACTACTCTCAGAAAGGTGTGGTGAAGATATAGCTAACGAGCTAAGGCTTTCGAACAGGATTCCCCTGTTACAAGACAAACTATTAGACCACCAATCAATAGATAGTGAGAGATCTGATGCCGCATGCATACTTGCGAACCTTTCTCTTTcggaaaatgaagtgaaaacaCTTCTTGGAGTTAGTTTTGTAAATTGGACAGTTACTACTCTTAAAAGCCAGCGCCAAGCTTCCAGCGGGAGGATTTCACGACCTGCATCAAACTTGTTGGAGGGTCTTCTTGGTCTTTTACTTCACATTACAAGGAAACCTGACCGGCAAACTCTTGGCACATTCAAAGAGCATAGCCTTATTACTATTTTCCACGATCATCTTATCTATCCTTCAAACCCAAGAGTGAGACAACTAGCTGCCCTTGGATTGAAAAACTTGTCGGAATATGGAGGGTTCCTAGCTGCTGCGGAATCAGAACCACGACCTCCCCATGGATTCTTTTCGTATTTGGTCTTCATGTGTGGAAGCTCTTCTGTAGAACTACCAAGGTGTCCAATACACAATGTTTCATGTGAAGAAGACAGTCAGTTGTGCTTGCTAAAGAGCAACTCCATCACAACCCTCGTTGATCTACTGAACGACGAGGACACCAGTGTTCGGATTGCTGCAGTGGAGGCACTGTCCACTCTTGTAATAGAAACTTCTAGCAGCTTCAAAAGAGCAGTTGACCAGCTCGAAGATTTGGGTGTGATTGACGCTGTGATTAACCTTTTCAGGGCAGTTCGACCGGGCGAGCTTCAGGAGCGAACAACTTGGATCATAGAGAAAGTGTTGAGAGTCGAAAACCATAGACATTCACTAAACCAGGCTCTGGTTTGGGCATTGGTGGAAGCCTTCAAGCACGGCAATTCGAACACCAAGAGACAGGCTCAGGATGCTCTTACCCATCTGAAGCAGTTATCCGCGGTTAGTGGAATATCGTCGCGTCAAAGTCGGACACATGGGTAG
- the LOC137741579 gene encoding internal alternative NAD(P)H-ubiquinone oxidoreductase A2, mitochondrial-like: MPGDKLRVVVLGSGWAGCRFMKGLDTEQYDIVCVSQRNHMVFTPLLASTCVGTLEFRSVAEPIARIQPAISRETGSYFFLSNCIGLNPDKHVVKCETVIDGAEPLKPWKFEIAYDKLVIALGARPTTFGIQGVQEHAIFLREVTHAQEIRRKLLLNLMLSDVPGVSEDEKSRLLHCVVVGGGPTGVEFSGELSDFIQRDVQERYAHVKNYIHVTLIEVNEILSSFDNQLRRYVTKQLTTSGVRLVLGIVKDVKDKKIIINDGTEVPYGLLVWSTGVGPSPLVNSLPLPKSPGGRIGVDEWLRVPEAQDVYAIGDCSGFVGSTGKPTLPALAQVAERQGKYLANLLNKIGKAGGGHANAARDYKYKEPFVYKHLGSMATLGRFRALVDLRQSKAGNGISMAGFSSWFIWRGTYLTRVISWRNRFYVVINWLTTLVFGRDTSKI, translated from the exons ATGCCCGGTGACAAGCTGCGGGTGGTGGTCCTGGGCTCAGGCTGGGCCGGGTGCCGGTTCATGAAAGGTCTGGACACCGAGCAATATGACATCGTTTGTGTGTCGCAGAGGAACCACATGGTGTTTACACCGTTGCTGGCCTCCACCTGCGTCGGAACTTTGGAGTTCCGGTCTGTCGCCGAGCCCATTGCCAGGATCCAGCCCGCTATTTCGAGAGAAACCGGGTCGTATTTCTTCCTCTCCAATTGTATCGGCCTCAATCCCGATAAGCATGTG GTGAAATGCGAGACAGTGATTGATGGAGCTGAACCCTTGAAGCCATGGAAATTTGAAATTGCGTATGATAAGTTGGTAATTGCTTTGGGAGCAAGGCCAACAACTTTTGGCATACAAGGTGTACAAGAACATGCAATTTTTCTTCGGGAAGTCACTCATGCCCAGGAAATCCGTAGGAAGCTGCTCCTAAACTTGATGTTGTCGGATGTGCCTG GTGTTTCAGAGGATGAGAAAAGTAGACTCCTACACTGTGTTGTTGTCGGAGGTGGTCCCACGGGAGTTGAGTTCAGCGGTGAACTTAGTGACTTTATTCAGAGAGATGTTCAGGAAAGATATGCTCAtgtgaaaaattatattcatgTTACCTTGATTGAG GTAAATGAGATATTATCATCATTTGACAATCAGCTGCGGCGCTATGTTACAAAACAGCTGACAACG TCAGGAGTTCGTCTTGTCCTTGGAATTGTTAAGGATGTCAAGGAtaagaaaataattattaatgATGGCACAGAGGTTCCTTATGGTCTTTTGGTATGGTCTACCGGTGTTGGTCCATCACCTTTGGTGAACTCCTTGCCACTTCCAAAATCTCCTGGTGGAAG GATTGGGGTTGACGAGTGGCTGCGTGTTCCTGAGGCGCAGGATGTGTATGCAATTGGAGACTGTAGTGGTTTTGTTGGAAGTACAGGAAAACCAACCCTTCCAGCCTTGGCCCAG GTTGCAGAGAGGCAAGGAAAATATTTGGCCAATCTACTGAACAAAATTGGTAAAGCTGGTGGAGGGCATGCGAATGCTGCAAGAGATTATAAATACAAGGAACCATTTGTGTACAAGCATTTAGGAAGCATGGCGACTCTTGGGAGATTCAGGGCTCTCGTGGACCTCAGACAGAGCAAG GCGGGTAATGGCATATCTATGGCCGGGTTCTCTAGTTGGTTTATTTGGCGCGGCACGTATTTAACCCGAGTCATAAGCTGGAGGAACAGATTCTATGTGGTGATTAACTGGCTTACAACTTTAGTGTTTGGGCGTGATACAAGCAAAATCTAG
- the LOC137741580 gene encoding selT-like protein, with translation MDRAQLVLLGLPLFLFCTDLLNLFTPPPPPPHKPPHHHHPHLQHQPPPVAKETLDLPSQKPSGFGAIGVGSTVKISFCTSCSYKGSAVTMTKMLEAAFPGIHVDLSNYPPPLPKRVVSKLVPVAQVVVFGIVMAGEHIFPMLGFATPPAWYYSLRANRFGTIASTLLLGNALQSFLQGTGAFEVYLNDELVFSKLKEGRFPGELELRDAIASKLGSSRITDSELRS, from the exons ATGGACCGAGCACAGCTTGTTCTGCTAGGGCTACCACTCTTCCTCTTCTGCACCGACCTCCTAAACCTCTTTACTCCGCCCCCACCTCCGCCCCACAAGCCTcctcaccaccaccatcccCACCTCCAACACCAGCCTCCTCCAGTCGCCAAAGAAACCTTAGACTTACCCTCACAG AAACCAAGCGGTTTTGGGGCAATCGGCGTCGGCAGCACGGTCAAAATTAGCTTCTGCACTTCTTGCTCTTACAA GGGGAGTGCAGTAACAATGACGAAGATGTTGGAGGCCGCTTTTCCTGGAATCCATGTTGATCTTTCGAACTATCCTCCGCCCCTTCCAAAGCGTGTGGTCAGCAAGCTGGTTCCGGTTGCTCAAGTTGTAGTTTTTGGGATTGTAATGGCAGGCGAGCATATTTTTCCGATGTTGGGGTTTGCGACACCTCCTGCTTGGTATTATTCTCTGCGTGCAAATAGATTTGGTACCATTGCATCCACTTTGCTTCTTGGCAATGCATTGCAGTCCTTCCTCCAAGGCACTGGTGCTTTCGAAGTTTACCTCAACGATGAATTG GTTTTCTCTAAGCTGAAGGAGGGAAGATTTCCGGGCGAGCTTGAACTAAGAGATGCCATTGCGAGTAAGTTGGGTAGTTCAAGAATCACAGACTCAGAGTTACGGTCTTAG
- the LOC137741333 gene encoding gibberellin 2-beta-dioxygenase 6, producing MASESYPPLFRSHIDSTQAADSDDQVNPVHDLEDPIPLVDLQSLKLGEACEFWGIFRLVNHGVPPTLLTQLEEHAKAVFSLPFESKQSLITSPLSYFWGTPALTPSGAALSTKGTSTLQNINWVEGLNVPLAQLSQFQTDNPTVASFSLVLEEYGKHLARLATTIFEAMVKSLGLDPIESKSHLSNPTGLVRLYRYPPHCSNSASASAWGMDVHTDSSVLSILNQDDVGGLEVLKDTEWFNVNPIPSTLIVNLGDMMQAISDDKYKSVKHRVKVNRSKERISICYFVFPGEGSVIRSSNYKPFTYGDFQKEVQKDLKSVGYKVGLERFRA from the exons ATGGCTTCTGAATCCTACCCTCCTCTGTTCCGTTCACACATAGATTCAACCCAGGCCGCTGATTCGGATGACCAAGTCAACCCAGTTCATGATTTGGAGGATCCGATTCCTCTGGTGGATCTCCAGAGCCTGAAACTTGGGGAGGCATGTGAGTTTTGGGGCATTTTTCGTTTGGTCAACCATGGAgttcctccaacccttttgaCCCAACTTGAAGAGCATGCCAAAGCGGTTTTTTCCCTGCCGTTTGAATCCAAACAGAGCCTTATCACCAGCCCTCTGTCCTACTTCTGGGGTACCCCTGCCCTTACTCCATCTGGGGCAGCCTTATCAACAAAGGGTACTAGTACCCTCCAGAATATCAATTGGGTTGAAGGACTGAATGTCCCTCTAGCTCAACTCAGTCAATTCCAAACTGACAATCCCACAGTTGCTTCTTTCAG CCTTGTGCTGGAAGAATATGGGAAACACCTAGCCAGGCTAGCCACAACTATATTTGAAGCAATGGTAAAAAGCCTTGGATTGGATCCAATAGAATCCAAATCCCACTTATCCAATCCCACTGGCCTTGTACGTCTATATCGCTACCCACCACATTGCTCCAACTCTGCATCTGCATCTGCATGGGGCATGGACGTCCACACTGACAGCTCTGTGCTCTCGATACTAAACCAAGATGATGTCGGTGGACTCGAAGTTCTCAAAGACACCGAGTGGTTCAATGTAAACCCAATTCCCAGCACACTAATTGTCAACCTCGGGGACATGATGCAG GCGATAAGCGACGACAAATACAAGAGTGTGAAGCACAGAGTGAAGGTGAACAGAAGCAAAGAGAGAATTTCAATCTGCTACTTTGTGTTTCCTGGAGAAGGCAGTGTGATTCGGAGCTCAAACTACAAGCCCTTTACATATGGTGACTTTCAGAAGGAAGTGCAGAAAGATTTAAAGAGTGTTGGGTATAAGGTTGGGCTCGAGAGATTCAGAGCTTAG
- the LOC137743776 gene encoding PHD finger-like domain-containing protein 5A, protein MAKHHPDLIMCRKQPGIAIGRLCEKCDGKCVVCDSYVRPCTLVRVCVECNYGSFQGRCVICGGVGISDAYYCKECTQQEKDRDGCPKIVNLGSAKTDLFYERKKYGFKKR, encoded by the coding sequence ATGGCCAAACATCACCCTGATCTGATTATGTGCCGGAAACAACCGGGGATCGCCATTGGACGGCTTTGCGAGAAGTGTGATGGCAAGTGTGTGGTCTGCGACTCCTACGTCCGTCCTTGCACGCTTGTGAGGGTTTGTGTTGAATGCAACTACGGATCTTTCCAAGGCCGGTGTGTAATCTGCGGCGGGGTTGGAATTTCCGATGCCTACTATTGCAAAGAGTGTACGCAGCAGGAGAAGGATAGGGATGGATGTCCAAAGATTGTGAATTTAGGTAGTGCGAAAACCGACCTCTTTTACGAACGCAAGAAATATGGCTTTAAGAAACGATGA
- the LOC137741628 gene encoding protein PSY3-like — protein sequence MGFGGTRLCVCLLLAFAVISSAQNTVLFSDDEVVMAMEMEGRSLRVTTNDYDDPTANRGHDPSAFASSRVKSGGGGGRKG from the exons atggGATTTGGAGGTACTCGGTTGTGCGTATGTCTCTTGCTTGCCTTCGCTGTAATTTCTTCTGCTCAGAACACCGTTCTATTCTCAG ATGATGAGGTGGTAATGGCAATGGAGATGGAGGGTAGGTCTTTGAGGGTGACGACAAACGACTACGACGACCCAACTGCAAATCGTGGGCATGATCCCTCCGCCTTCGCCTCCTCAAGGGTCAAGTCTGGCGGCGGAGGTGGCCGAAAAGGCTAA